A stretch of DNA from Candidatus Palauibacter polyketidifaciens:
CGTTCTATTCCCCGGACGGGACGAAGATCGTCTACCGGGCGCGCTATCCCGAGAGCGAGGAGGAACTCGCGGACTACCAGGCGCTCCTGGCCGACGGTCTCGTGCGGCCCGGCGTGCTCGACATCTACGTGATGGACGCGGACGGCTCGAACCGGATTCGCCTCACGGACAACGGGGCCGCGAACTTCGCCCCCTTCTTCCACCCCAGCGGCGAGAAGGTGATCTTCTCCTCGAACCTGAACGATCCGGACGGCCGCAACTTCGACCTCTTCCTGATCAACCTGGACGGGACGGGGCTGGAGCAGGTGACGTTCAGCGAGGAGTTCGAGAGCTTCCCCATGTTCAGCCCCGATGGCCGCTTTCTCGTGTTCGCATCAAACCGGCACGGGTCCCACGAGGGGAACACGAACGTCTTCATCGCCGAGTGGATCGACGACCTCGCCGAGTGACCGACTTCCCGCGCGAACCGTCTAATCTCTGAAGACAGCCCCGGCGGCAGGCCGGCCGCCCGGGAAGGGACCGGAGGACACGGGAGTTCGGGATGCGGTTCGCAAAGACAATATGGGGTCGGCGGCGGGCGTGGGCGGTCGGGGTGGCGTGGGGCGTCTCGTTCGCCGCGCTCCCGGTCTCCGCCCAGGAAGCGGGAACCCCGATCGACTACGACGCCGCGATCGCGCAGAGCGGAATCGACGGCAGCTACGGGTACCTTAGCGCGCTGGAAGGGTCCGCGACGCTCATTCAGGGAGACACCCGGGAGCGCATCCAGCTCTCGGTGAACGAGCCCGTCCTTGTCGGCGACCGGATCTTCGTGTCCGACGAATCGCGCATCGAGATTCTGCTCGCCGACGGAAACCCCGTTCGGATCGGGGACCGGGCGGAGCTTGTCTTCCGCGCGCTCGCCAACTCGGCGGATTCGAGCGACCCCGCCTCCATCCTCGAACTCGCGCGCGGATCGCTGCAACTCGTGGTGGCCGCGAATCCGCCGGCGGCCGAAGGGCCCTCCGTCATCACGCCGAACGCGACGATCCGGCCGCAGGGAGCGGGTGCCTTCCTGATCCTTGTCGACGACGGGGGCCGCAGCGAGATCGTCGTGCGCGAGGGGGTGGCCGAGGTCACCACGCAGTCCGAACTCGCGGAGGTTCGCCCGGGAGAGAGCCTGTTCGTAGAGGGAGCGCAGGGCGACCGGCTCCGCTTTGCGGCGGCCCCGGGTCTCCAGCAACTGGAAGCGTGGGGGCGGGGGCTCGCCGACCAGGCGGGCGGCGAGTACGCCGCTCACGTGGACCCGGACCTCCACTACGCCGCGTCTTCGCTCGGGGGGCACGGGTCGTGGGTGCAGGTGGACGCGGGGGTCGCGTGGCGTCCGCGGGTGTCCACGGGCTGGGCCCCGTACCGACACGGGCGCTGGCGAAACACGCCCAGCGGAATGTTCTGGGTCTCCTACGAGCCGTGGGGCTGGGTTCCCTACCACTACGGGTACTGGGACCTCGATCCGAACTGGGGCTGGATCTGGTTCCCCGGCCGCCGTTTCGCCGTGGCGCACGTCTACTGGTACTGGGGCCCGAGCTACGCGGGCTGGATTCCGTCGGGATACTACTGGCGCCACTACCGGAATTATTACGGGAGCAGTTGGGGCTTCCACTTCGGCGTCTACGGACACATCGGGGGCGGCTTCGGGCGGTATCGGCACTGGACGTTCCTGCCGCACGGGCGCCTCGGACACCGGCGACAGCACTTCTACTCGGTGGGCGGTTCGGACTTCGGCCGCGGGCGAAAGGCGGTCGAGCGAGGCGTCCTGCTGACGGATTCCCGTCTGCTCGGGCGGCAGGCGCAGCGGCGACCCGCGCAGACGCTGGCGAGTCTCAGGCGCGCGGTCTCGCGTGACGGGAGGACGGCGGTCGATGCGAACGGCTTCATCGATCGCGGCGCGAGCCTGCCGCGGGATGTCGAACGCGTCGTGCTACGGAGCCGCGATGGCCGGTCGGCCCGCCCGCGCGACGCGACCGCCGGAATGCGGAACGGCACCTCGCGGACGGCCGGTTCGCCGCGTGTTCGCGTGACCACGCGGTCGCCCGAGGCCGGCGCGTTGCGGCTGGAGCGGTCCGGCGCGCAGGGGACGACGCGGACCGGCGTGCAGCGGGCGACGCCGCCCGCGGACGGGACCGGAGCCCGCCCGGCGATCCGGCGGCCCACGGCGCGGGCGCGGGATGTGCCCGACGCCGTGAGACGACCGGTCGTGCGGCCCACGACGCGCACGGGTTCCGGCGGCGTACAGCGCGCGTCCCCGCGGACGGGCGACGACGGCGTTCGTCGGATCGTTCGCCCGCGGACGGCGCGGGAGTCGCCGGCCGTTCGGCGGACGGGAGGCTCGACGACGCGGCCGACGGCACGGTCGAATTCGGCGAGGCCGACCGTGCGGTCCACGCCGGCGCGACCAGCGGCGCGGCCCACGACGACGAGACCCGTGACCCGGCAACCCGCCCCGCGGTCATCGCGGCCGGCGGCGCGGCCTTCCGGCCCGTCGAGGTCGAGCGGCACCATCAGTCGTTCCAGCGGCGGGTCCCGATCCGGGGGCACGGTCCGCCGCTCCAGCGGCAGCTCCCGATCCGGGGGCACGGTCCGCCGCTCCAGCGGTAGCTCCCGATCCGGGGGCGCGGTCCGCCGCTCGGGTGGCAGCTCCCGATCCGGAGGTGCCGTTCGCCGATCGGGCGGCTAGCAGTCCGAGAGATCAGGAATCCGGCCACACGGCCGGGTCCCGCTCCATCTCCGGCTCCGGTTCGACGCCGAGCGCCTCGACCATGCGGACGTAGTAGTTGAAGAAGCCGACGACTTCGGTCGCGGTCAGGATCTGCGCGTCGGTCCAGCCGACCTCTCGCAACTCGTCGATGTCCCGCCGGGCTGTGGAGGTCGGGTCGCGCGTGATCGCCACGGCATAGTCCATCAGGCGGCGCGTCTTTTCGTCGAGCCCCGCCGTCCGGTAGTCGGCGCGGATCGCGCCGGCCAGTTCAGCGTCTCCAGTGGCCTGACGGAGATCCTCTCCGTGCGCCTCCGTTCAGTAGAAACAGTCCAGTTCGCGCGAGGTCACGGTCGCGAGCATCTCGCGCACGTCCCGCGCCAGCGGTCCCGGCGCCAGCATCAACGCCTCGTAGAGCTGGATCGAGGCGCGCATGACGGGCGGGTTCAGGCTCTGGATGCCGATCACGTTGAAGACGCGCCCCGCGCGGCGGACGGCCTTCTCGTACTCGCGGGCCACGAGCCCTTTCGCTTCGTCGGGAGCTACCGTCTCGATATGCGGCATGCCGCCTCCTGTGGGCGATGGATCCGGGGTGCGAGTCAGCTCATCGGCGGAACCGGCTCCTCAGCGTACGAGGAAGCCGTCCCGCCACGGGTCCTCCGGATCGACGAGGAACTCGTGACGGCCCGTCACCCAGGCCCGGCCGCCGACCTCCGGCACGACGGCCTCGTGCCCGCCGACCGACGTCGTCTCCACGACGCGGCCGCTGAACCGGCCGCCGATGATGCTCTCGACGATAATCTCCGCAGCCCCGGACCCCTCCCCACGCGCGTGAAGGATGGCGAGGCGGCCGCTCACTGCCGTCCCCGTCGGACTTCGGTCGAGTTCCCCGTCCGCGAAGATGCAGACATGCCGCGAGTGGTGTGCGGTGTCCGCCGCCGCCCCCGTGAACACGGTGCCGTAGAGAAACCCGAGATCCGGGTCGTCCGGATGCGAGATGTGATTCGCGGCGGACGAAGACACTGCGCGCGTGATCCGGCGCCCCGCGTCGATGAGGTCGGCGGCGGCGGCGGGTGTGAGGGCGAGCCCGAGCGCGTCCGCATCGACGTACGCGTAGAAGGCCCCGCCGAAGGCGAGGTCGTACGGCACGGTACCCAGCCCCTCGACCTCCACGGCCTGGCCCAGAGCGGGCGCGAAGGAAGGCACGTTGACGAACCGGACCTCGCTGACCCGCTCGCCGTCCACGATCGCGGTGGCGCCCACGAGCCCGGCGGGCGTGTCGATCACCACGGGCCGCTCCCGCGCCGACCCGTCGATCCAGCCGGCTTCGACGGCGATCTTCGCCACGCCGATGATCCCGTGGCCGCACATGGTCGAATAGCCCTCGTTGTGCATGAACAGGACGGAGAAGTCGGATCCGGCCCGGACGGGCGGCATCACGAGGCAGCCGTACATGTCCGCGTGCCCTCGCGGCTCCCACATCAGCGCGCGGCGGAGTTCGTCGTGGTCCGCTCGCGCGACGCGACGCCGTGCGAGGACCGTGTCTCCCTCCAACTCCGGGAAGCCCGCCACGATGACGCGGAGCGGCTCTCCCTCGGTGTGAGCGTCGATCGTCTCGATGCGAAGCCAGTGTCCGGGCGCGGTCCAGGTCATGTGAACTCCTCGGTGAGGCGGTGGCCCCCATCGACGGGATCGTCGTATGCTGGCGTCGCTGATCTTACACCCCGTCGCCGCAGTCCGCTCCAGCGGCGGCTCGCCGCGCTCCGCAACGGTTGCCTGCTTCAGGAGAAGGCATGAAACCAAGGGCTCTCGCCGCCGAACTCGTGGGCACGTTTGCGCTCGCGGTGTCCGCCGTGATCTCCGTCAACAACCCCGGTTTTCCCATCCCGGCGCCGGCGATGGCGGGACTCACGCTGGGCGTCCTCGTTCACCTGCTCGGGCCTGTCTCGGGCTGCCTGCTCAACCCGGCGGTGACGATCGCCATCTGGTCGATCGGCAGACTCGAGGCGAAGGATGCCGGCTCGTTCATCGCGGCGCAGCTTGCGGGGGCCGGACTGGCCCTCGCCCTCGGAAGCGTCCTGTTCGCAGATCCGGTCCCGCTCCTTGTAGACGCGTCCGCCAGCACCGGCGTCGCCGAGATGCTGGGAGCTGCATTGCTCGCCTTCACGATCGGGGCCGTCTTCATGGGCCGCATCCCCGACCGGCTGACCGGCGCCGTCATCGGCGCGGCACTCGTCGTGGGAATCTCCTGGGCCGCGCACGGATCGAACGGAGTACTCAATCCCGCGGTGGCCTTGGGGATCGGTTCCTTCTCGTTCCCCTACGTCTGGGGACCGGTCGTCGGCGCCCTGATCGGCGCGCACCTGTCCCGATACGTCCGCGATCCCGGCGACGCCCCGTAGCTGGCTAGCGGTGCGTGGCGTAGCGGTCGGCGCCCGGAGTCATTCGGAGCGGTCCTCGCCCTCCGGCGAGTCCGGCGCCTCGCCCTCCGCGAGGGCGCGGTAGAAGGTGAGGCCGTTCATGTCGAGGTCGTAGAAGGCGAACTCGCGGGTGCCCCAGGGGGTCCGGCGCAGCGCCGTCCGCTCGTGGAAGACGCCCTGATCCCGGTATTCCTCGAACAATGCCTCGACGTCGGGCACGACGAAGCGCAGCATGGGGCGCTCGACGCGGGACCAATCCTCCGCATCGTGCCACTGCAGGTGTAACTCGATCCCGTCGCGCCTCAGTCCGGCGTATCCCGGATCGCGGGTGGAATCGGCGAAGGCGAGTTCGAAACCCAGCCGCCCGACGTAGAAGCCGATCGCCGCGGCGACGTCCCGCGACGGGAGCACGGGCTGTACCGCCTCGAGGCGGGCCGCCCTCCCCTCCCCCGCTATCGGTAGTTCTCCATCAGGGCGTCCAGCGCCTCGGATCCCGGACACAACTCCTCGAAGGGAAGGTCCCACAGCGGCCGGTCGACCGTCCCCAGCACGTCGTGCAGGTCCCTCGACTCCGGGTCCACGTAGAGGAGCCCGGTCGGAACCTCT
This window harbors:
- a CDS encoding DUF6600 domain-containing protein is translated as MRFAKTIWGRRRAWAVGVAWGVSFAALPVSAQEAGTPIDYDAAIAQSGIDGSYGYLSALEGSATLIQGDTRERIQLSVNEPVLVGDRIFVSDESRIEILLADGNPVRIGDRAELVFRALANSADSSDPASILELARGSLQLVVAANPPAAEGPSVITPNATIRPQGAGAFLILVDDGGRSEIVVREGVAEVTTQSELAEVRPGESLFVEGAQGDRLRFAAAPGLQQLEAWGRGLADQAGGEYAAHVDPDLHYAASSLGGHGSWVQVDAGVAWRPRVSTGWAPYRHGRWRNTPSGMFWVSYEPWGWVPYHYGYWDLDPNWGWIWFPGRRFAVAHVYWYWGPSYAGWIPSGYYWRHYRNYYGSSWGFHFGVYGHIGGGFGRYRHWTFLPHGRLGHRRQHFYSVGGSDFGRGRKAVERGVLLTDSRLLGRQAQRRPAQTLASLRRAVSRDGRTAVDANGFIDRGASLPRDVERVVLRSRDGRSARPRDATAGMRNGTSRTAGSPRVRVTTRSPEAGALRLERSGAQGTTRTGVQRATPPADGTGARPAIRRPTARARDVPDAVRRPVVRPTTRTGSGGVQRASPRTGDDGVRRIVRPRTARESPAVRRTGGSTTRPTARSNSARPTVRSTPARPAARPTTTRPVTRQPAPRSSRPAARPSGPSRSSGTISRSSGGSRSGGTVRRSSGSSRSGGTVRRSSGSSRSGGAVRRSGGSSRSGGAVRRSGG
- a CDS encoding proline racemase family protein, producing MTWTAPGHWLRIETIDAHTEGEPLRVIVAGFPELEGDTVLARRRVARADHDELRRALMWEPRGHADMYGCLVMPPVRAGSDFSVLFMHNEGYSTMCGHGIIGVAKIAVEAGWIDGSARERPVVIDTPAGLVGATAIVDGERVSEVRFVNVPSFAPALGQAVEVEGLGTVPYDLAFGGAFYAYVDADALGLALTPAAAADLIDAGRRITRAVSSSAANHISHPDDPDLGFLYGTVFTGAAADTAHHSRHVCIFADGELDRSPTGTAVSGRLAILHARGEGSGAAEIIVESIIGGRFSGRVVETTSVGGHEAVVPEVGGRAWVTGRHEFLVDPEDPWRDGFLVR
- a CDS encoding aquaporin translates to MKPRALAAELVGTFALAVSAVISVNNPGFPIPAPAMAGLTLGVLVHLLGPVSGCLLNPAVTIAIWSIGRLEAKDAGSFIAAQLAGAGLALALGSVLFADPVPLLVDASASTGVAEMLGAALLAFTIGAVFMGRIPDRLTGAVIGAALVVGISWAAHGSNGVLNPAVALGIGSFSFPYVWGPVVGALIGAHLSRYVRDPGDAP
- a CDS encoding VOC family protein; this encodes MLPSRDVAAAIGFYVGRLGFELAFADSTRDPGYAGLRRDGIELHLQWHDAEDWSRVERPMLRFVVPDVEALFEEYRDQGVFHERTALRRTPWGTREFAFYDLDMNGLTFYRALAEGEAPDSPEGEDRSE